In Eriocheir sinensis breed Jianghai 21 chromosome 30, ASM2467909v1, whole genome shotgun sequence, the following are encoded in one genomic region:
- the LOC127005537 gene encoding silk gland factor 3-like, giving the protein MATTTYIASSAVCSDPVSVPDCLAMNIVNTQGYGREAHEMKYMPQHQGPMAHNPWVGLPPSDPSHWAMHPHAGLHQDIKPQPSDVAIHHRPPHHMPHSWQPPVSSPYSLAGNGGSPLGHHAAAYAMNGIMPHQMHPGHLRDIHCESPVTPDHHVHHEVEEETPTSDDLEQFAKSFKQRRIKLGFTQADVGLALGTLYGNVFSQTTICRFEALQLSFKNMCKLKPLLMKWLEEADSTTGSPTSIDKIAAQGRKRKKRTSIEVSVKGALEQHFHKQPKPSAQEITQLADTLQLEKEVVRVWFCNRRQKEKRMTPPILGQGPDGQVVNGTPPGPGQQITPTSDYGQPRSVELARELKYPGYTHQTMHGSPTHLPPQHSPPGPLLSPQMPPHTVAPSHAVSH; this is encoded by the coding sequence ATGGCTACAACAACTTACATCGCATCAAGTGCAGTGTGTTCTGATCCAGTCAGTGTGCCAGACTGTCTCGCGATGAACATAGTGAACACGCAGGGCTACGGCCGCGAGGCCCACGAGATGAAGTACATGCCGCAGCACCAGGGCCCCATGGCTCACAACCCCTGGGTGGGGCTGCCTCCGTCAGACCCCAGCCACTGGGCCATGCACCCCCACGCGGGCCTCCATCAGGATATCAAGCCCCAGCCCTCCGACGTGGCCATCCACCACAGGCCGCCCCATCACATGCCCCATAGCTGGCAGCCGCCCGTCTCCTCGCCCTACAGCCTGGCTGGCAACGGCGGCTCCCCGCTGGGGCACCACGCCGCCGCCTACGCCATGAACGGCATCATGCCCCACCAGATGCACCCGGGCCACCTTCGGGACATCCACTGTGAGTCGCCCGTCACGCCCGACCACCACGTGCAccacgaggtggaggaggagacccCCACCAGCGACGACCTGGAGCAGTTCGCCAAGTCGTTCAAGCAGAGGCGCATCAAGCTGGGCTTCACACAGGCCGACGTGGGCCTGGCTCTCGGCACGCTCTACGGCAACGTGTTCTCCCAGACCACCATCTGCAGGTTCGAGGCGTTGCAGCTGTCCTTCAAGAACATGTGCAAGTTGAAGCCGCTGCTCATGAAGTGGCTGGAGGAGGCAGACTCCACCACCGGCAGTCCCACCTCCATCGACAAGATCGCGGCCCAGGGGCGGAAACGTAAAAAGAGAACCTCCATAGAAGTGTCAGTGAAGGGCGCGCTGGAGCAGCACTTCCACAAGCAGCCCAAACCCTCGGCGCAGGAGATCACCCAGCTGGCGGACACGCTGCagctggagaaggaggtggtgcgTGTGTGGTTCTGCAACAGACgacagaaggagaagaggatgacgCCCCCCATCCTGGGCCAGGGGCCTGACGGCCAAGTGGTGAACGGCACGCCGCCGGGCCCTGGCCAGCAGATCACCCCCACCAGCGACTACGGGCAGCCCCGCTCCGTGGAGCTGGCCCGCGAGCTGAAGTACCCTGGCTACACCCACCAGACCATGCACggctcccccacacacctgccgcccCAGCACTCGCCCCCGGGGCCCCTCCTGTCGCCCCAGATGCCCCCTCACACAGTGGCGCCCTCCCATGCGGTTTCCCACTGA